In the Emys orbicularis isolate rEmyOrb1 chromosome 3, rEmyOrb1.hap1, whole genome shotgun sequence genome, one interval contains:
- the LATS1 gene encoding serine/threonine-protein kinase LATS1 isoform X2, which yields MKRSEKPEGYRQMRPKTFPASNYTGSSRQMLQEIRESLRNLPKPSDAAKAEHNMGKMSAEDPRQGRNPPKFVTYHKALQEIRNSLLPFANETSSSARGTSEINRQMLQDLQAAGFDEDMVVRALRQTNSRSIEAAIEFISKMSYQDPRREQMAAAAARPVNTGMKPPGSVQQSVNRKQSWKGSKESLVPQRHGPPLGDSVAYRSESPSSQSDVGRPLSGSGLAAFAQAHPGNGQRVNPPPPPQVRSVTPPPPPPRGQTPPPRGTTPPPPSWEPNAQTKRYSGSMEYMISRISPVPPGAWQDGYPPPPMNPSPISSSTQGQRGINSVPLGRQPIIMQSSANSKFSFPSGRAGMQNGNCQTDFMVHQNVVSGNSVNRQPPPPYPISPTNRQSPTALQMQAGGSVPPSAYTNGNIPQSMMVPNRNSHNMELYNINLPGIPMSWSQPSSAPPQSPPGSGHEIPTWQPNIPVRSNSFNNPHGNRQSHSSSSQPSATTVTAITPAPIQQPVKSMRVLKPELQTALAPTHPSWMPQPMQAVQPVPFSESPSTNMAVMSPVAEAPNYQGPPPPYPKHLLHQNPSVSPYETGTKPSKEDHPSLPKEEESEKSHECVDGTDKEKKQITTSPVPVRKNKRDEERRESRIQSYSPQAFKFFMEQHVENILKSHQQRLHRKKQLENEMMRVGLSQDAQDQMRKMLCQKESNYIRLKRAKMDKSMFVKIKTLGIGAFGEVCLARKVDTNALYATKTLRKKDVLLRNQVAHVKAERDILAEADNEWVVRLYYSFQDKDNLYFVMDYIPGGDMMSLLIRMGVFPENLARFYIAELTCAVESVHKMGFIHRDIKPDNILIDRDGHIKLTDFGLCTGFRWTHDSKYYQSGDHSRQDSMDFSNEWGDPANCRCGDRLKPLERRAARQHQRCLAHSLVGTPNYIAPEVLLRTGYTQLCDWWSVGVILFEMLVGQPPFLAQTPLETQMKVINWQTALHIPPQAKLTPEASDLIIKLCRGPEDRLGKNGTDEIKAHPFFKAIDFSSDLRQQTASYVPKITHPTDTSNFDPVDPDKLWSDDKEGNVNDTLNGWYKNGKHPEHAFYEFTFRRFFDDNGYPYNYPKPIEYEYNNPQNLEQQSDDDDEQAGKGVQNRDLVYV from the exons ATGAAGAGAAGTGAGAAGCCGGAAGGATATAGACAAATGAGGCCTAAGACTTTTCCTGCTAGTAACTACACTGGCAGCAGCCGGCAAATGTTACAAGAAATACGAGAGAGCCTTAGGAATTTGCCTAAGCCCTCAGATGCTGCTAAGGCTGAGCACAATATGGGTAAAATGTCAGCTGAAGATCCCAGACAAGGCCGAAATCCCCCCAAATTTGTAACATACCATAAAGCTTTGCAAGAAATTCGAAACTCTCTGCTGCCTTTTGCAAACGAAACCAGCTCCTCAGCCAGGGGAACATCTGAAATCAATCGACAAATGCTACAAGACTTACAGGCTGCTGGGTTTGATGAG GATATGGTTGTACGAGCTCTTAGGCAAACTAACAGCCGTAGTATAGAAGCAGCAATTGAATTCATAAGTAAAATGAGCTACCAAGATCCTCGTCGAGAGCAgatggctgcagcagcagccagaccTGTTAATACAGGCATGAAACCACCAG GTAGTGTGCAGCAATCAGTTAACCGCAAACAGAGCTGGAAAGGTTCTAAAGAGTCCTTGGTACCTCAGAGACATGGCCCTCCATTGGGAGATAGTGTAGCTTATCGTTCAGAAAGTCCAAGTTCTCAGTCAGATGTAGGAAGGCCCTTATCTGGTTCTGGATTAGCAGCATTTGCTCAGGCTCATCCTGGCAATGGACAAAGAGTGAATCCACCACCTCCACCACAAGTAAGGAGTGTTactcccccccctccacctccaagAGGGCAGACTCCTCCACCAAGAGGAACAACTCCTCCACCTCCTTCCTGGGAACCAAATGCTCAAACAAAACGTTATTCTGGAAGCATGGAATATATGATCTCTCGCATTTCTCCAGTACCACCAGGAGCATGGCAGGATGGCTATCCGCCCCCACCAATGAATCCGTCACCCATAAGTTCTTCTACGCAGGGACAAAGAGGCATTAATTCTGTTCCACTTGGCAGGCAACCAATAATCATGCAGAGTTCTGCCAATAGCAAGTTTAGTTTTCCATCAGGAAGAGCTGGAATGCAAAATGGCAATTGTCAGACTGATTTCATGGTTCATCAGAATGTTGTATCTGGGAACTCGGTCAATCGTCAGCCACCCCCTCCGTACCCAATATCCCCAACTAACAGGCAAAGTCCTACAGCATTGCAGATGCAAGCAGGAGGATCTGTTCCTCCTTCAGCATACACCAATGGAAATATTCCTCAGTCCATGATGGTGCCAAATAGAAACAGCCACAACATGGAACTTTACAATATAAATCTACCTGGAATACCAATGTCCTGGTCACAGCCTTCATCTGCTCCACCCCAATCACCACCTGGCAGTGGACATGAAATTCCTACATGGCAACCCAACATTCCAGTAAGATCAAATTCTTTCAATAACCCTCATGGAAATAGACAGAGTCACTCTAGCAGTTCTCAGCCTTCAGCCACCACAGTAACAGCTATAACCCCAGCTCCCATTCAGCAGCCAGTAAAAAGTATGCGAGTATTAAAGCCAGAGCTGCAGACTGCCTTAGCACCAACTCATCCTTCTTGGATGCCACAGCCAATGCAAGCTGTCCAACCAGTCCCCTTCTCTGAGAGTCCATCTACCAACATGGCAGTTATGTCACCTGTTGCAGAAGCTCCAAATTACCAAGGTCCTCCACCACCTTACCCAAAACACTTGCTACACCAGAATCCATCTGTCAGTCCATATGAGACAGGAACCAAACCTAGCAAAGAAGATCATCCCAGTTTACCTAAGGAAGAAGAGAGTGAAAAGAGTCATGAATGTGTTGATGGgacagataaagaaaaaaaacaaataacaaCCTCACCTGTTCCTGTTAGGAAAAATAAGAGAGATGAAGAGCGAAGGGAGTCTCGCATTCAAAGCTATTCTCCTCAGGCCTTTAAATTCTTCATGGAGCAACATGTGGAAAACATACTCAAGTCTCATCAGCAACGATTGCATCGTAAGAAACAACTAGAGAATGAAATGATGCGG GTTGGGTTGTCCCAAGATGCCCAGGATCAAATGAGAAAAATGCTGTGCCAGAAGGAATCTAACTACATTCGTCTCAAAAGGGCTAAAATGGACAAATCAATGTTTGTAAAAATTAAGACTCTTGGCATTGGGGCATTTGGAGAGGTCTGCCTAGCAAGGAAAGTGGACACTAATGCTTTATATGCAACAAAAACCCTGCGGAAGAAAGATGTGCTGCTTCGGAACCAAGTTGCTCATGTTAAAGCTGAGCGGGATATCCTTGCAGAGGCTGACAATGAGTGGGTGGTTCGCCTGTACTATTCATTCCAAGATAAGGACAATTTGTACTTTGTAATGGATTACATTCCAGGAGGTGATATGATGAGCCTATTAATTAGAATGGGTGTCTTCCCAGAAAATCTGGCACGGTTCTATATAGCAGAGCTGACCTGCGCAGTTGAAAGTGTTCACAAGATGGGCTTCATTCACAGAGACATTAAACCTGATAACATTTTGATTGATCGTGATGGTCATATTAAACTGACTGACTTCGGGCTTTGTACAGGTTTTCGATGGACGCATGATTCCAAATACTATCAGAGTG GTGACCATTCACGTCAAGACAGCATGGATTTCAGTAATGAATGGGGTGATCCAGCAAACTGCAGATGTGGAGACAGGCTTAAGCCACTTGAGCGTAGGGCAGCGCGTCAGCATCAACGTTGTTTGGCACATTCACTTGTTGGCACACCTAATTACATTGCACCAGAAGTACTCTTACGAACAG GATATACACAACTGTGCGATTGGTGGAGTGTTGGAGTAATTCTCTTTGAAATGTTGGTGGGGCAGCCTCCCTTCCTGGCACAAACACCATTGGAAACACAAATGAAG gttATCAATTGGCAAACAGCTCTTCACATCCCACCTCAAGCTAAATTGACTCCAGAGGCTTCTGACCTTATTATCAAACTCTGCCGAGGGCCAGAAGACCGCTTAGGCAAGAATGGTACAGATGAAATAAAAGCTCATCCATTTTTTAAAGCTATTGATTTTTCAAGTGATCTACGACAGCAGACTGCTTCATATGTTCCTAAAATTACACATCCCACAGACACATCCAATTTTGACCCAGTTGATCCCGATAAGTTATGGAGTGATGATAAGGAAGGGAATGTAAATGACACACTTAATGGGTGGTACAAAAATGGGAAACATCCTGAACATGCTTTTTATGAGTTCACATTTCGAAGGTTTTTTGACGACAATGGCTACCCATACAACTACCCAAAACCCATTGAATATGAATACAATAATCCACAAAACTTGGAGCAGCAATCAGATGACGATGATGAGCAGGCAGGCAAAGGGGTTCAAAATCGTGATCTAGTTTATGTTTAG
- the LATS1 gene encoding serine/threonine-protein kinase LATS1 isoform X1 — MKRSEKPEGYRQMRPKTFPASNYTGSSRQMLQEIRESLRNLPKPSDAAKAEHNMGKMSAEDPRQGRNPPKFVTYHKALQEIRNSLLPFANETSSSARGTSEINRQMLQDLQAAGFDEDMVVRALRQTNSRSIEAAIEFISKMSYQDPRREQMAAAAARPVNTGMKPPAGSVQQSVNRKQSWKGSKESLVPQRHGPPLGDSVAYRSESPSSQSDVGRPLSGSGLAAFAQAHPGNGQRVNPPPPPQVRSVTPPPPPPRGQTPPPRGTTPPPPSWEPNAQTKRYSGSMEYMISRISPVPPGAWQDGYPPPPMNPSPISSSTQGQRGINSVPLGRQPIIMQSSANSKFSFPSGRAGMQNGNCQTDFMVHQNVVSGNSVNRQPPPPYPISPTNRQSPTALQMQAGGSVPPSAYTNGNIPQSMMVPNRNSHNMELYNINLPGIPMSWSQPSSAPPQSPPGSGHEIPTWQPNIPVRSNSFNNPHGNRQSHSSSSQPSATTVTAITPAPIQQPVKSMRVLKPELQTALAPTHPSWMPQPMQAVQPVPFSESPSTNMAVMSPVAEAPNYQGPPPPYPKHLLHQNPSVSPYETGTKPSKEDHPSLPKEEESEKSHECVDGTDKEKKQITTSPVPVRKNKRDEERRESRIQSYSPQAFKFFMEQHVENILKSHQQRLHRKKQLENEMMRVGLSQDAQDQMRKMLCQKESNYIRLKRAKMDKSMFVKIKTLGIGAFGEVCLARKVDTNALYATKTLRKKDVLLRNQVAHVKAERDILAEADNEWVVRLYYSFQDKDNLYFVMDYIPGGDMMSLLIRMGVFPENLARFYIAELTCAVESVHKMGFIHRDIKPDNILIDRDGHIKLTDFGLCTGFRWTHDSKYYQSGDHSRQDSMDFSNEWGDPANCRCGDRLKPLERRAARQHQRCLAHSLVGTPNYIAPEVLLRTGYTQLCDWWSVGVILFEMLVGQPPFLAQTPLETQMKVINWQTALHIPPQAKLTPEASDLIIKLCRGPEDRLGKNGTDEIKAHPFFKAIDFSSDLRQQTASYVPKITHPTDTSNFDPVDPDKLWSDDKEGNVNDTLNGWYKNGKHPEHAFYEFTFRRFFDDNGYPYNYPKPIEYEYNNPQNLEQQSDDDDEQAGKGVQNRDLVYV; from the exons ATGAAGAGAAGTGAGAAGCCGGAAGGATATAGACAAATGAGGCCTAAGACTTTTCCTGCTAGTAACTACACTGGCAGCAGCCGGCAAATGTTACAAGAAATACGAGAGAGCCTTAGGAATTTGCCTAAGCCCTCAGATGCTGCTAAGGCTGAGCACAATATGGGTAAAATGTCAGCTGAAGATCCCAGACAAGGCCGAAATCCCCCCAAATTTGTAACATACCATAAAGCTTTGCAAGAAATTCGAAACTCTCTGCTGCCTTTTGCAAACGAAACCAGCTCCTCAGCCAGGGGAACATCTGAAATCAATCGACAAATGCTACAAGACTTACAGGCTGCTGGGTTTGATGAG GATATGGTTGTACGAGCTCTTAGGCAAACTAACAGCCGTAGTATAGAAGCAGCAATTGAATTCATAAGTAAAATGAGCTACCAAGATCCTCGTCGAGAGCAgatggctgcagcagcagccagaccTGTTAATACAGGCATGAAACCACCAG cAGGTAGTGTGCAGCAATCAGTTAACCGCAAACAGAGCTGGAAAGGTTCTAAAGAGTCCTTGGTACCTCAGAGACATGGCCCTCCATTGGGAGATAGTGTAGCTTATCGTTCAGAAAGTCCAAGTTCTCAGTCAGATGTAGGAAGGCCCTTATCTGGTTCTGGATTAGCAGCATTTGCTCAGGCTCATCCTGGCAATGGACAAAGAGTGAATCCACCACCTCCACCACAAGTAAGGAGTGTTactcccccccctccacctccaagAGGGCAGACTCCTCCACCAAGAGGAACAACTCCTCCACCTCCTTCCTGGGAACCAAATGCTCAAACAAAACGTTATTCTGGAAGCATGGAATATATGATCTCTCGCATTTCTCCAGTACCACCAGGAGCATGGCAGGATGGCTATCCGCCCCCACCAATGAATCCGTCACCCATAAGTTCTTCTACGCAGGGACAAAGAGGCATTAATTCTGTTCCACTTGGCAGGCAACCAATAATCATGCAGAGTTCTGCCAATAGCAAGTTTAGTTTTCCATCAGGAAGAGCTGGAATGCAAAATGGCAATTGTCAGACTGATTTCATGGTTCATCAGAATGTTGTATCTGGGAACTCGGTCAATCGTCAGCCACCCCCTCCGTACCCAATATCCCCAACTAACAGGCAAAGTCCTACAGCATTGCAGATGCAAGCAGGAGGATCTGTTCCTCCTTCAGCATACACCAATGGAAATATTCCTCAGTCCATGATGGTGCCAAATAGAAACAGCCACAACATGGAACTTTACAATATAAATCTACCTGGAATACCAATGTCCTGGTCACAGCCTTCATCTGCTCCACCCCAATCACCACCTGGCAGTGGACATGAAATTCCTACATGGCAACCCAACATTCCAGTAAGATCAAATTCTTTCAATAACCCTCATGGAAATAGACAGAGTCACTCTAGCAGTTCTCAGCCTTCAGCCACCACAGTAACAGCTATAACCCCAGCTCCCATTCAGCAGCCAGTAAAAAGTATGCGAGTATTAAAGCCAGAGCTGCAGACTGCCTTAGCACCAACTCATCCTTCTTGGATGCCACAGCCAATGCAAGCTGTCCAACCAGTCCCCTTCTCTGAGAGTCCATCTACCAACATGGCAGTTATGTCACCTGTTGCAGAAGCTCCAAATTACCAAGGTCCTCCACCACCTTACCCAAAACACTTGCTACACCAGAATCCATCTGTCAGTCCATATGAGACAGGAACCAAACCTAGCAAAGAAGATCATCCCAGTTTACCTAAGGAAGAAGAGAGTGAAAAGAGTCATGAATGTGTTGATGGgacagataaagaaaaaaaacaaataacaaCCTCACCTGTTCCTGTTAGGAAAAATAAGAGAGATGAAGAGCGAAGGGAGTCTCGCATTCAAAGCTATTCTCCTCAGGCCTTTAAATTCTTCATGGAGCAACATGTGGAAAACATACTCAAGTCTCATCAGCAACGATTGCATCGTAAGAAACAACTAGAGAATGAAATGATGCGG GTTGGGTTGTCCCAAGATGCCCAGGATCAAATGAGAAAAATGCTGTGCCAGAAGGAATCTAACTACATTCGTCTCAAAAGGGCTAAAATGGACAAATCAATGTTTGTAAAAATTAAGACTCTTGGCATTGGGGCATTTGGAGAGGTCTGCCTAGCAAGGAAAGTGGACACTAATGCTTTATATGCAACAAAAACCCTGCGGAAGAAAGATGTGCTGCTTCGGAACCAAGTTGCTCATGTTAAAGCTGAGCGGGATATCCTTGCAGAGGCTGACAATGAGTGGGTGGTTCGCCTGTACTATTCATTCCAAGATAAGGACAATTTGTACTTTGTAATGGATTACATTCCAGGAGGTGATATGATGAGCCTATTAATTAGAATGGGTGTCTTCCCAGAAAATCTGGCACGGTTCTATATAGCAGAGCTGACCTGCGCAGTTGAAAGTGTTCACAAGATGGGCTTCATTCACAGAGACATTAAACCTGATAACATTTTGATTGATCGTGATGGTCATATTAAACTGACTGACTTCGGGCTTTGTACAGGTTTTCGATGGACGCATGATTCCAAATACTATCAGAGTG GTGACCATTCACGTCAAGACAGCATGGATTTCAGTAATGAATGGGGTGATCCAGCAAACTGCAGATGTGGAGACAGGCTTAAGCCACTTGAGCGTAGGGCAGCGCGTCAGCATCAACGTTGTTTGGCACATTCACTTGTTGGCACACCTAATTACATTGCACCAGAAGTACTCTTACGAACAG GATATACACAACTGTGCGATTGGTGGAGTGTTGGAGTAATTCTCTTTGAAATGTTGGTGGGGCAGCCTCCCTTCCTGGCACAAACACCATTGGAAACACAAATGAAG gttATCAATTGGCAAACAGCTCTTCACATCCCACCTCAAGCTAAATTGACTCCAGAGGCTTCTGACCTTATTATCAAACTCTGCCGAGGGCCAGAAGACCGCTTAGGCAAGAATGGTACAGATGAAATAAAAGCTCATCCATTTTTTAAAGCTATTGATTTTTCAAGTGATCTACGACAGCAGACTGCTTCATATGTTCCTAAAATTACACATCCCACAGACACATCCAATTTTGACCCAGTTGATCCCGATAAGTTATGGAGTGATGATAAGGAAGGGAATGTAAATGACACACTTAATGGGTGGTACAAAAATGGGAAACATCCTGAACATGCTTTTTATGAGTTCACATTTCGAAGGTTTTTTGACGACAATGGCTACCCATACAACTACCCAAAACCCATTGAATATGAATACAATAATCCACAAAACTTGGAGCAGCAATCAGATGACGATGATGAGCAGGCAGGCAAAGGGGTTCAAAATCGTGATCTAGTTTATGTTTAG